AGACAGGGGATATAGAGAAAGTCCTCGCCGCCTGCATGCTCAAAGCTCTCACGGATTTCCTCGTTGATTTCTTCAAGTGTTTCAATGCAATCAGCTGAGAAGGCCGGTGCGATCACCGCGATATTCTTCTTCCCGTCCTTTGCAAGGGTGGCGACGTGATCCACGGTGTAGGGTTTCAGCCACTCCTCAGGCCCGAAGACCGATTGGAACGTGGTCGTGATCTGGGTGTCGGTCCAGCCGAGACGCTCCTTCAGAAGGCGCGTCGTTTTCTGACACTGGCAGTGGTAAGGATCACCCTGCATCAGATAGCGTTTTGGCATGCCGTGATAGGAAACCACGAGAATCTCGGGCTTTTTCTCTGCGGCGGCGTAGGCTTTTTCGACCGAGCGGGCCAGCGCATCGATATAGGCAGGATCGTCGAAGTAGGGAGCCACTGTGCGCGCAGCCGGCTGCCAGGTCTCCTCCATCAGGGCGCGGAAAAACTGGTCATTGGCGGTCGCAGACGTCGCACCGGCGTATTGCGGATAGAGCGGCACGAAGAGGATTTTCTGGCAGCCTGCCTCAACCATTTCGCGGACTTTGGACTTTGTAGACGGATTGCCGTAGCGCATACAGAAATCCACCATAACCTCGCTGCCATACCGGTCCTGCAGGGCCTCGGACATCGCCGCAGTTTGTTCTTTGGTAATCGTCATCAAGGGGCTCTCGCCCTTATCGTGGTTCCAGATGGATTTATAGGCGGCTCCCGATGTGAAGGGCCGTTTGGCCAGAATGATCAGCTGGAGCAGTGGCTGCCATTTCCAGGCCGGATAATCGATCACCCGTTTATCAGAGAGAAACTCGCTGAGGTAGCGACGCATCGGCCAGTAACTGTAATCGTCAGGCGTGCCGAGATTGGCCAAGAGAACACCAACTTTCGCCGGGGCGATTTTTGGGTGATCTGCCGGAGCATGAGCAGGGCAGGTGGCGGGGGCAGTGGCGTCCAGCATCTATAGGGTCCTGTGCGGTAATCGGTCAGCGGATCAAGGTCCGCCCTAGCAATATGAAGATACGGCGGAAATAGCCAATTGGATCATTCCACCATA
The nucleotide sequence above comes from Phaeobacter inhibens DSM 16374. Encoded proteins:
- the hemH gene encoding ferrochelatase: MLDATAPATCPAHAPADHPKIAPAKVGVLLANLGTPDDYSYWPMRRYLSEFLSDKRVIDYPAWKWQPLLQLIILAKRPFTSGAAYKSIWNHDKGESPLMTITKEQTAAMSEALQDRYGSEVMVDFCMRYGNPSTKSKVREMVEAGCQKILFVPLYPQYAGATSATANDQFFRALMEETWQPAARTVAPYFDDPAYIDALARSVEKAYAAAEKKPEILVVSYHGMPKRYLMQGDPYHCQCQKTTRLLKERLGWTDTQITTTFQSVFGPEEWLKPYTVDHVATLAKDGKKNIAVIAPAFSADCIETLEEINEEIRESFEHAGGEDFLYIPCLNDDAEHIDALSGVIERNLKGWLD